In the genome of Dermacentor andersoni chromosome 3, qqDerAnde1_hic_scaffold, whole genome shotgun sequence, one region contains:
- the LOC129387842 gene encoding uncharacterized protein, whose amino-acid sequence MGPALMSVLGDICSFHASGNKSALKVVSLATEVTEQPITSVKWAIVTLPGVLLALATCSTAVWLLYVRPHEPAPMAAENLAVIRAAQQKRARQSKQRGVRYACAAYVAIFSFVYALSLLLGLTERGAGGVGEDNTNAVRMRRMALLTALTSMMLVTSLLTSFLQAAFDFVRHIWRMMPWGVLLLLGATHVASELLQTYELPQEALRVESTSFWEERSPLEAQAMLAFATSVMAESADKRVLVEIMTPAVVHVAEIQRMYPAYYAIPVIVGASSNFIMPASMPLALLHEMARVQFWKLFLLGLFAKVIVMAMVIATVNAADRAGLFGTQTSPE is encoded by the exons ATGGGTCCTGCGCTGATGAGCGTGCTGGGAGACATCTGCAGCTTCCACGCAAGCGGCAACAAGAGTGCGCTGAAGGTCGTCTCTCTTGC AACGGAAGTGACGGAGCAGCCGATAACAAGCGTCAAGTGGGCAATCGTGACGCTTCCCGGAGTGCTACTGGCACTGGCTACCTGCAGCACGGCGGTCTGGCTTCTTTACGTCAGGCCACA CGAACCGGCGCCCATGGCTGCAGAAAACCTGGCCGTCATAAGGGCTGCTCAACAGAAGCGCGCCCGCCAAAGCAAACAAAG GGGCGTTCGCTACGCTTGCGCTGCGTACGTGGCCATCTTCAGCTTCGTGTACGCGCTGTCGCTTCTGCTCGGTTTGACTGAAAG AGGCGCTGGTGGTGTCGGGGAGGACAACACGaatgcagtgcgcatgcgcaggatGGCCCTGCTGACAGCGCTGACGTCGATGATGCTGGTGACGAGCCTGCTGACGTCGTTCCTGCAGGCGGCCTTCGACTTCGTGCGACACATCTGGCGGATGATGCCGTGGGGCGTGCTCTTACTACTGGGTGCCACGCACGTTGCCTCCGAGCTGCTGCAG ACATACGAACTCCCGCAAGAGGCCCTCAGGGTTGAGTCCACGTCTTTCTGGGAGGAGCGCAGCCCGCTCGAGGCGCAGGCCATGCTGGCCTTCGCCACCTCGGTGATGGCCGAGAGCGCGGACAAGCGGGTGCTGGTCGAGATCATGACGCCGGCCGTGGTGCACGTC GCCGAGATTCAGCGCATGTACCCGGCCTACTACGCCATCCCTGTGATCGTGGGCGCTTCGAGCAACTTCATCATGCCGGCGTCGATGCCACTCGCTCTCCTGCACGAGATGGCGCGGGTGCAGTTCTGGAAGCTG TTCCTGTTGGGCCTGTTCGCCAAGGTTATCGTCATGGCCATGGTCATCGCGACGGTCAACGCAGCCGACAGAGCTGGCCTCTTCGGCACTCAGACCTCTCCGGAATGA